GTATTACTGGTGATTGTAAAAACGGTTTTGCAAAAATGCAATACCGCGGTGACTCCTATTACGAAGGTTATATTAAAAACTCTCATCCAGATGGTTATGGATTGTTTCAAAATAAAGAAGGATATCTTTATAAAGGAGAATGGAAACACGGTGTTAAACATGGAAAAGGGATTTACCGTTATCCAGATGGATCTTCTTATTCCGGTTTTTTCTTAAATAATAGTAAACACGGTCCTGGTATATTTACTTGGAGAGACGGAACAAACCTAAACGTTAGATGGAGCGAAGACGAGCCAAACGGATCTGGAATTTTAACTTTATCCGATGGAATGCGGCTAAGTGGAATTTACAAAAATGGACGTATTTTTGAAGGTAATGGCGCTTTTATTTATCCAAACGGAAACGTTTACATAGGTTCGTGGCGTTTAGGAAAAAGAGAAGGTTTCGGAATTTTTAAGGATGAACTTGGAACAATATTATACAAAGGGAATTGGAAGAACGATCAAGAGGCCCCAAGCGGCTTAAAAGAGGATAATAAAAAATGAATATAATAGAAAAAATCAAACAGTATATTGCAGATAATGTATTTAAAAGAGAAATTGTAAAAAACGTTCAAATACACTTAGCTCCGGATAGTATCTCCACTTTTTCTGACGCTACTTTTTTCAAACTTACATTAAAAACGCATATTATATTTTTAATACTATATGTTATAACTAATTTTTTACTCTCTTTATTTAATCTAAGTTATATCGTGGAATACACTGAAATCATGCGCGGTTATTTGGTAGAAGGAAAAATTTCGTTATTGATGTATTTGTTAAATGCATTTCCATATAATATTATATTTTTTGCATTTATCCTAATCGTATTTGAACTCTATTTCAGTGCCATTTCCTATTTAACTGTTAAAGTTTTTGGAGAGAAGGGAGTTAGCTTCCTAAAATGTATATCCTTAGCAATTTCTAGTAACATATATATTCTGCTCTCCCTATTCCCAGTTTTACTTCTATTTACTATTATGCCAAACTCAGCCAAAAGAGATATTTTTTATATGATTTTGTTTATAGGGTTTGTTAGTATTTTTGTAATTGCAGGGATCATTTTACAAATGATTAGTTTTATTAGAATGTCTAAAAAAATATTTAACCAAAATACTGGACGAGCTTTTTTAACTTGGTTTAGTCCTATTTTTGTAGTTTTTCTATTTCTTGTTTGGATTATGAGGGCACCTTAGGAAATCTTATCCGAAGATTTTAAAATATAAGAGCCTATTTGAAAACTATCACTGTTTTTAAATAACATAAAATTTTCTGAAATTTTAAAATGTAGGTACTCAAATATGAAATTTGTTTCCAAACCTTCATTAACTTAAAAGAGTTTCTATTTACTGGTTCGTTTAGCGCGAACTGGTTTTTTATTCAATATGTATCTTTTTCCCGAACTTCAAAAAGTTTATGCAAGTTTGGTTACGAAGTAAACGATTTCATTTAAATTTCCATAAACATCCATCGAGATTTTACACGTCCGAATTTTAAATCTACTTTTCCACACTTTTTCCGGGATAATTATACCTTCTGTATATTTAAAATTGCTAAATCTGCCGAAAAATGAATTATGATTTCTATCCTTTGAAATCGATATCAAGAGGTAAAATGAATTCGAAGAAATTATATGTTTTAAATTTTGTTAAAGATGGTCGACCTCGCAGAGGTGCCGTAAACTCTAAAGGTGAAATCATAATTCCGCCAAATTTTAATAGAATTGATTACATAGATGATCAAACAGGACTCATTCCGGCTGGAATTATAAAGCCTAACTTTGAACATGCTTTAGATTTACATTGGGGTTATATCGACCAAGTAGGAGAATGGAAGATCAAACCACAGTTTGATGAACTCACAAATTTTCATAATGAATGGGCCTTCGCCAAATCGGAAAAAGAAAAAAAATGGGGAAGAATCGACAAAGCCGGAGCCTGGATAGAAAATCCGACCTATGAAGGACGTGGTATATTTTCCGAAGGTTTGGTTTGGTTAAAAAAAGACATCAATCAGTATGTTTTTCTGGATGAAGCCGCAAAAATTAAATTCACGTTAGAGGGGATTGACGAATTCGGTTTTTCCTTTTCCGAAAAACTTCTGAAGTTCAAAAAACAAAACAAATGGGGATTTATCGATATAAATGGCGCGGTAGCATTAGAACCGAAATGGGATTATGTTGGGCGATTTAAAAAAGGTCTTGCACTTGTATTGGAAGACTCGACATGGAAATATATCGATACGACAGGTCAGATAAAACTGTCTGAACCTTTAGACGAGGCCATTGATTTTAACGACTCAGGTTATGCCGCTGCAAAAAAAGGACGATGGGGTATTCTAGATATGGCAGGGAATTGGACAATCAAACCCCAGTATCAAATCATGATAGTACCAACAAATGATACAATCATTACAAAACTCAAAGGGGAATGGTGTAAATTAAACATACAAGGCGAATTGATTGAAAAAATTCCAGTATCTAAAAAAGTCGAAGGAATAACTCCGTTTGACGAAAACGGTATTGCGGTGGCGTTTTGCGGAGATTACGACCAACTTTTAAATCAGAATTACGAAGTGATTTTCGATACTAAAAAATACAAAGCCAAATAAACATCAGTTCATAAATAATAATTATTTAATATTATAAAATTATTATTATCGATTTAGTTTTAGAGTTGTTGAGAAATTAATTCTCCACCTATTTCCATTGTATTAAAATGGATAATCCAAGCAGTTTTGTTAATCTCCACTATAGAATTTTTCAACAACTCTATTTAACGTGAGCAGGACGTAAAAAACCCATGATTCTGAAAAAAGCTGAAATCTGAATTTTATAGATCGATTTTTAAATGTGGGAACTACTACAAATCACGATTTTACGAACAATTCCTAAAATTGTAGGAACTCATATTTTTAGAAAATTTTTATTCAGCTAAACTCACATTAAAATGGGATTTAAATTCTGATGATGGTCGCAAAACAGCGGTTTTATGCAGAAATCGCATTGGACGATGAGATGAGTCTTTTGGTATTTAACGTGAGTTCGATGTAAGAAAATTGGGGAGAATAATAAACTCAGGTGCTGCTCTCTGTCATAACCTTACCCACAAGTTGAATAGGATTTTAGAATCAAAATTGAACTAAAGCAAAACGCTTTTTGCGAAAGCGTTTGAAACTAAAGCACAACTCTCTCTATGAATCGCGTTTGAAACTAAAGCACAACTCTCTCTATGAATCGCGTTGGAAACTCAACACAACGCTCTCTATGAATCGCGTTGGAAACTCAACACAACGCTCTCTATGAATCGCGTTGTGAGGTGGGAACTCAGTTTTACAGAGGATTTGTCGTAATTCCGACAGATCTATATTGAAATCTAAATACTTGTGGGGTTGGTTAGGCTCTCTACGAATCGCAGCATAATAATTACATTCGTTATGCCCTGCTCACGTTATTTAATAGTAGTTCCCACAATTTTTAAAGCTTAACTGTAAATCCACGATTGTGAGAGTTCCCACAGATTAAGTCGCATTACAAATTTTTAAACATTCATTTTTTTTTGTGATTCGAAGTCGGGTAGTTCCCACATTTATTTTTTATGGAAAAATCAGGTTTTTATAAAATGAATCTCTTAGACCAAACTCACGTTATTTAGGAACTCGATTGGATAGAAATGAGTAAAAGCCGTCTTAAAAATCGGCATATTAAGCAAAAATAAAGTATTTTTGAGCTAAATTCTAAAAAGATAATTTAGCTGCAGTAGCCGAAACCTTACACGTTGATTGAACCTTGTTATGGTCTGGTTTTTTCAAACACCACTAAAAGGATTTGCACCTAAATCCAAAAACTATTTCATAATCAAAAAAACAAGCAAACCCACCACCAAAACCACACCTGCAACGATAATAATTCCAAGGGAACCAACTCCGGAAGAAGTTTCGGCTTTGGTAGTCGAAGCAGAACTTGAAGTTTTAGTTTTTACTTTTGCAAGTCGAACGGGGCGTTCCTCAAACGCCTGCAAAAGAACCCCAGAAGGACCTTTAGCAAAAATATGATATTCTCCTTTTCCGGCGGCGATTCCGATAAACTCACCCACGACGTTTCTTACGTTTCCGTCTTCGTCAATACCGCCTAACGTCTTTGCCATCGCCTTTTCATCCATACTTCCGATAGGCAGCTGAAAATAGAGTCTGTCTCCTTCCGTCAATTCGTCAAAATCAACTCCTCCGACAGGAGCAAGAACCGTCTTAGAAAGAATCACCCTTCCGAAAGGTTTTCTAAACTGATCGATCTGTCTTTGAACAGGAGTTTTTTCCTGGCTTTCAGGAACCTGGCCAATAGAAGGTTCTTCAACAGGGCGATTGACCGCAGGAATAATTCCGGCAAAAACGTTTTTAGCTCTGAATTTTAAACTAGATATAAATTCTACATCCGCCTGAATCCGAACAATATTAACTTTTAATGATGTTTTAATCTGATTCTCTAAAATATTTACGAGACTGGAGGCGTCATTTTTATCCCAGTTCGCATAAGAAGATTCTAATACAGCCTTGGTGAGTTTGGAATACACGATCCTTCCGATGCTATCGGAAAGTCCCGGATCGTATGGTTCCGATTTTGCTGCTTCTACCATATCCAAAGCAAACGCAGCGGAATCTTGAAAACTCCGAATTTTACGGATCAAAGAAGAATTAGAAAATAAGGAAAAAATTTCTATGACTTCGTTTTTATACTTAGTCACTAAAGCAACCACGGCGCCACTTCTATTTTCAATATCGATTCTGATTTTTAAAAGATAGGCGTCTCTAATCTTACCCTGAATTAATTCTACCGCTTGTTCTTCCGTAAGCACAGATTCAAGCGCGAGATTCATAAGATTCGCTTGTTCCTGTAATTTATTGACTTGATTACTCGGTTCCATTCATCCTCGTTCTATGTTTCAGAAGTTAAATTTTGTTCTTTTGCGAACTTCAATCTTTTAGGAATATAATCCTCTTTTAGAGGAATTTCAACTCTCGCAACAGTTTGAGAAACCCCTTTCTTACTGTAAATCGTAAACAAGTGTCTGTCAAATCCACTCTGTGCAACCAGAATTTCCACCATCGTAATTCCAAGCCCGGCCCCTTCTGTTGAATCACCAAACTTCATATAAAACTCGAAAAGATTGTCAAAACCTCTGGAAATCCGGAACTTTTCTCTAACTCTTTTTTCTTCCTGTTCTGTAAGTTGGAAATTATTTAGAATTTTTAAAATGATTCTATCTTGATTAAAACAGAAAGTAACTTTTACTAAAAGATCGTGCTCCTTCATTTTTTCTCTATAAAATGGGAACTTTTTATTGCTCAAGCTGCTATGAAACGTCTCCATTCCTCGAGCGTAATCTTCTGGAGACTCTATATTCAATTTGGATTCTTTGAATAAGATTCGTTTAATCGATGCTTTTGTCGCATTGACAATCAGTTCTTTAGCGGAAGTAAAAAGAAGTTCGGAAAGATCAAGACGACCGTATCGTGCAAGAATCCCGTGAATGATATATCTCAGTTTTTTTTCACCTTTCGGGGTTAAAACGTAAGTAATCAATGAAATAGGAATTTCTTTTAAAATCGCAGAATCGACTTCTATTTGAAAGTGAGCCGGTAAGTCGTCAAAATCCTCCATGAATTAGAGATTCGACGAAATGCTTCCTATTTTCGACGAAAAAAAAAGAATTTTAAAAAAAGTCTTCAAAAAGTGGGAACTTCTAAAATCTCAACCAACGTTCACCAGTCAAATGAATGGTTTTTCCTAAAACCTTAGTATTATTTAACACCGATCAGAATTATAACAATGATTTAACGTGGGTAAAAATCTATCCAAAAGTAATATTCTCGACATCTGGCACTACATAACTTAAGTAAAATATTTCTAGTGAAGTCAAAAAAATAGCCTTAG
The nucleotide sequence above comes from Leptospira kirschneri serovar Cynopteri str. 3522 CT. Encoded proteins:
- a CDS encoding MORN repeat-containing protein; its protein translation is MYADKIFRPIPKLFSNLKVLLQAIWKTKKGKIFILTISAIAAFFIVTFYLNITKYKCITGDCKNGFAKMQYRGDSYYEGYIKNSHPDGYGLFQNKEGYLYKGEWKHGVKHGKGIYRYPDGSSYSGFFLNNSKHGPGIFTWRDGTNLNVRWSEDEPNGSGILTLSDGMRLSGIYKNGRIFEGNGAFIYPNGNVYIGSWRLGKREGFGIFKDELGTILYKGNWKNDQEAPSGLKEDNKK
- a CDS encoding WG repeat-containing protein, with product MNSKKLYVLNFVKDGRPRRGAVNSKGEIIIPPNFNRIDYIDDQTGLIPAGIIKPNFEHALDLHWGYIDQVGEWKIKPQFDELTNFHNEWAFAKSEKEKKWGRIDKAGAWIENPTYEGRGIFSEGLVWLKKDINQYVFLDEAAKIKFTLEGIDEFGFSFSEKLLKFKKQNKWGFIDINGAVALEPKWDYVGRFKKGLALVLEDSTWKYIDTTGQIKLSEPLDEAIDFNDSGYAAAKKGRWGILDMAGNWTIKPQYQIMIVPTNDTIITKLKGEWCKLNIQGELIEKIPVSKKVEGITPFDENGIAVAFCGDYDQLLNQNYEVIFDTKKYKAK
- a CDS encoding LIC10486 family protein; its protein translation is MEPSNQVNKLQEQANLMNLALESVLTEEQAVELIQGKIRDAYLLKIRIDIENRSGAVVALVTKYKNEVIEIFSLFSNSSLIRKIRSFQDSAAFALDMVEAAKSEPYDPGLSDSIGRIVYSKLTKAVLESSYANWDKNDASSLVNILENQIKTSLKVNIVRIQADVEFISSLKFRAKNVFAGIIPAVNRPVEEPSIGQVPESQEKTPVQRQIDQFRKPFGRVILSKTVLAPVGGVDFDELTEGDRLYFQLPIGSMDEKAMAKTLGGIDEDGNVRNVVGEFIGIAAGKGEYHIFAKGPSGVLLQAFEERPVRLAKVKTKTSSSASTTKAETSSGVGSLGIIIVAGVVLVVGLLVFLIMK